A single region of the Bombus fervidus isolate BK054 chromosome 18, iyBomFerv1, whole genome shotgun sequence genome encodes:
- the LOC139996674 gene encoding LOW QUALITY PROTEIN: uncharacterized protein (The sequence of the model RefSeq protein was modified relative to this genomic sequence to represent the inferred CDS: deleted 1 base in 1 codon) → MLFVQYDEPRVQLARTTVTKGGEKKSSEETSNAIRDDTAPAAATAANDSISTRQCTSAAAAYLEYDSLAKVLLPTGSTSPGALRETIHGIAGKTMTDRIRKLDFAFHHGENVIFLRKVILALSINAFSNILICLMLTQ, encoded by the exons ATGTTGTTCGTCCAATACGACGAGCCGCGTGTGCAACTGGCAAGAACAACGGTGACAAAaggaggggaaaaaaaaagttcCGAGGAAACGAGCAATGCCATCAGAGACGATACCGCGC CGGCGGCGGCAACAGCAGCCAACGACTCAATCTCGACTCGACAGTGTACATCCGCCGCGGCGGCCTACTTGGAATACGACTCGCTCGCGAAGGTTCTCCTTCCAACAGGGTCGACCAGTCCCGGAGCTCTCCGAGAGACGATTCACGGAATCGCGGGGAAAACAATGACGGAT CGTATCCGCAAGCTTGATTTCGCCTTCCATCACGGTGAAAACGTGATTTTTCTCAGGAAAGTAATTCTCGCTTTGTCGATCAATGCTTTTTCCAATATCCTTATTTGTCTAATGCTAACACAA
- the Tara gene encoding SERTA domain-containing protein 2 taranis isoform X1, whose amino-acid sequence MWCDVSQSCAMMGLQATAGKRKLEGGVGCMEFDMDMGESPSKLGRVEGSWWAMEDSYTPPLSQTPASYYDMEVSSPCLQTNPCQPTSASQQQQQQHQAAQQQQQQQPQSSTPTSAPPPSTVAHLHHHPQHYYHHQRGPSSPVGNNGYSQLSRPQPQWGAPHHYEPPTIRREENGKSYLELGSSYRANERCCEGSRSSWCRRGRACYRQRRLAVLNISMCKLARYRQFPDPSLHRSVLICNTLRHLEREMERDRSPPPMEPVIPAPIAQLQPPEQGRLTPFPMPPTSSNETDVDSGIGDSDDSRSINWGSVLSLSSQSPLDPLNNNELLDVDIGPDLDLDFMPGWKLTPLSADDILRSTTAQEQQHHQHQQHHHHHQQQQQQQQQQQQQQQQQQQQQHLAPTSGSCASSNVGNACVNAGSSSSTHESLMCVGS is encoded by the coding sequence AGTTGTGCAATGATGGGTCTGCAGGCCACGGCAGGAAAACGTAAACTGGAGGGAGGTGTGGGCTGCATGGAGTTCGACATGGATATGGGCGAGAGCCCATCGAAGTTAGGCCGGGTGGAGGGTAGCTGGTGGGCGATGGAGGATAGTTACACGCCCCCGCTTAGTCAAACACCGGCTTCTTATTACGATATGGAAGTGAGTTCGCCCTGCCTGCAGACAAATCCTTGTCAGCCGACATCGGCAAGtcaacagcaacagcaacaacatcAGGCGGcacagcaacagcagcaacaacagccGCAGTCGTCGACGCCGACGTCAGCGCCACCGCCGTCTACGGTGGCGCACCTGCACCATCATCCGCAGCATTACTATCATCATCAGCGCGGACCTAGCAGCCCGGTCGGTAACAACGGTTACAGCCAACTGTCGAGGCCTCAGCCGCAGTGGGGCGCACCTCATCATTACGAGCCGCCGACGATACGGCGAGAAGAAAATGGGAAAAGTTATTTGGAGCTTGGTTCTAGTTATCGAGCGAACGAGAGGTGCTGCGAAGGTTCGAGGTCAAGTTGGTGTCGGCGTGGTAGAGCGTGTTACAGACAAAGGCGACTAgccgttttaaatatttcgatgTGCAAGCTGGCGAGGTATCGCCAATTTCCGGATCCGAGCCTTCATCGATCGGTTCTCATCTGCAATACACTGAGGCATCTAGAACGCGAGATGGAGAGGGACAGAAGTCCGCCGCCCATGGAGCCGGTTATACCGGCACCGATTGCTCAACTTCAACCTCCTGAGCAGGGCAGGTTAACGCCGTTCCCGATGCCACCAACGTCTTCGAACGAGACAGACGTCGATTCCGGGATCGGTGATAGCGACGACAGCCGTTCCATCAATTGGGGCAGCGTGCTGTCTCTCTCGAGTCAATCGCCGCTGGATCCATTGAACAACAACGAGTTACTGGATGTCGATATCGGCCCAGACCTAGATTTAGACTTCATGCCTGGATGGAAGCTGACACCCCTGTCCGCGGACGATATCCTTAGGAGTACGACGGCACAGGAACAGCAGCATCATCAGCATCAGCagcatcatcatcatcatcaacagcaacagcagcagcagcagcagcagcaacaacaacaacaacaacaacaacaacaacaacatctGGCTCCAACTAGCGGCAGTTGTGCTAGTAGCAATGTTGGAAACGCCTGTGTCAACGCTGGCAGTAGCAGTAGTACGCACGAATCGTTAATGTGCGTTGGATCATAG
- the Tara gene encoding SERTA domain-containing protein 2 taranis isoform X2, whose protein sequence is MMGLQATAGKRKLEGGVGCMEFDMDMGESPSKLGRVEGSWWAMEDSYTPPLSQTPASYYDMEVSSPCLQTNPCQPTSASQQQQQQHQAAQQQQQQQPQSSTPTSAPPPSTVAHLHHHPQHYYHHQRGPSSPVGNNGYSQLSRPQPQWGAPHHYEPPTIRREENGKSYLELGSSYRANERCCEGSRSSWCRRGRACYRQRRLAVLNISMCKLARYRQFPDPSLHRSVLICNTLRHLEREMERDRSPPPMEPVIPAPIAQLQPPEQGRLTPFPMPPTSSNETDVDSGIGDSDDSRSINWGSVLSLSSQSPLDPLNNNELLDVDIGPDLDLDFMPGWKLTPLSADDILRSTTAQEQQHHQHQQHHHHHQQQQQQQQQQQQQQQQQQQQQHLAPTSGSCASSNVGNACVNAGSSSSTHESLMCVGS, encoded by the coding sequence ATGATGGGTCTGCAGGCCACGGCAGGAAAACGTAAACTGGAGGGAGGTGTGGGCTGCATGGAGTTCGACATGGATATGGGCGAGAGCCCATCGAAGTTAGGCCGGGTGGAGGGTAGCTGGTGGGCGATGGAGGATAGTTACACGCCCCCGCTTAGTCAAACACCGGCTTCTTATTACGATATGGAAGTGAGTTCGCCCTGCCTGCAGACAAATCCTTGTCAGCCGACATCGGCAAGtcaacagcaacagcaacaacatcAGGCGGcacagcaacagcagcaacaacagccGCAGTCGTCGACGCCGACGTCAGCGCCACCGCCGTCTACGGTGGCGCACCTGCACCATCATCCGCAGCATTACTATCATCATCAGCGCGGACCTAGCAGCCCGGTCGGTAACAACGGTTACAGCCAACTGTCGAGGCCTCAGCCGCAGTGGGGCGCACCTCATCATTACGAGCCGCCGACGATACGGCGAGAAGAAAATGGGAAAAGTTATTTGGAGCTTGGTTCTAGTTATCGAGCGAACGAGAGGTGCTGCGAAGGTTCGAGGTCAAGTTGGTGTCGGCGTGGTAGAGCGTGTTACAGACAAAGGCGACTAgccgttttaaatatttcgatgTGCAAGCTGGCGAGGTATCGCCAATTTCCGGATCCGAGCCTTCATCGATCGGTTCTCATCTGCAATACACTGAGGCATCTAGAACGCGAGATGGAGAGGGACAGAAGTCCGCCGCCCATGGAGCCGGTTATACCGGCACCGATTGCTCAACTTCAACCTCCTGAGCAGGGCAGGTTAACGCCGTTCCCGATGCCACCAACGTCTTCGAACGAGACAGACGTCGATTCCGGGATCGGTGATAGCGACGACAGCCGTTCCATCAATTGGGGCAGCGTGCTGTCTCTCTCGAGTCAATCGCCGCTGGATCCATTGAACAACAACGAGTTACTGGATGTCGATATCGGCCCAGACCTAGATTTAGACTTCATGCCTGGATGGAAGCTGACACCCCTGTCCGCGGACGATATCCTTAGGAGTACGACGGCACAGGAACAGCAGCATCATCAGCATCAGCagcatcatcatcatcatcaacagcaacagcagcagcagcagcagcagcaacaacaacaacaacaacaacaacaacaacaacatctGGCTCCAACTAGCGGCAGTTGTGCTAGTAGCAATGTTGGAAACGCCTGTGTCAACGCTGGCAGTAGCAGTAGTACGCACGAATCGTTAATGTGCGTTGGATCATAG
- the LOC139996401 gene encoding fatty acyl-CoA reductase wat: MIKQKGDRQLSEEKNNRGSQIRRFYAGKQILLTGCTGYLGTIILEKILRTCNDIGKIYLMIRERKNMEIKDRLKKYFTNNIFDTLRGSNPNFMEKIELIYGDLYESDLGLSPEDRRRLLENVNIIIHNASDVHFNAKPSYIFRTNVIGTQKLLELATECSRLEIFAYVSTAYSNPYNATVEEKFYPSPADMNLIKDVIKVDEETKTGLSQASIRDIAGSWINLYPFSKSTAENLVKNFSIRESLPCIVYRPSIITGAHNEPIVGWIGNKNGPILAARAVRAGFINVLEFDINGYSMDLIPVDMTANGLLAAIWDYVLNRESSEPRVYNFASSDWNPISNSMLLQCVLANAHKYPSPEMIRYPFLIFIKNTYIFAFLFTLLNVIPSLLVDVYLVFRWKKPVFIKLLKKVFLNYEDGKKFLKPDRLIKTDNMKKILTRMGETDLKEFSFDLSIVNWHSYVNQNLNMLRKLLGEPSQPTPATMKKYRYLMISHYVVVSLAVLVFFYFLYSITCNIFSFIE; encoded by the exons atgattaaacaaAAAGGAGATCGACAACTAAGCGAGGAAAAGAATAATCGCGGAAGTCAGATACGCAGATTTTATGCTGGTAAACAGATACTGCTTACCGGATGCACTGGTTACCTTGGCACCATCATTTTGGAAAAAATTTTGCGCACATGTAATGATATCGGTAAAATTTACCTTATGattcgagagagaaagaacatGGAAATTAAAGACCGATTGAAAAAATACTTTACAAATAAT ATATTTGATACATTACGTGGATCAAATCcaaattttatggaaaaaatCGAGCTGATCTACGGTGATCTATACGAAAGCGACTTGGGTTTATCGCCAGAAGATCGTCGGCGTTTGTTGGAGAAcgtgaatataataattcacaACGCATCGGACGTGCACTTCAACGCAAAGCCGTCCTATATTTTCCGAACAAACGTGATTGGCACGCAAAAGCTATTGGAACTAGCGACGGAGTGCTCTCGCTTGGAGATATTCGCTTACGTTTCGACCGCATATTCTAATCCTTATAATGCAAcggtggaagaaaaattttaccCTTCTCCGGCTGATATGAATCTGATCAAAGACGTGATAAAAGTCGACGAAGAAACCAAAACTGGACTTTCACAGGCATCGATACGCGATATCGCAGGAAGCTGGATAAATTTATATCCCTTTAGCAAATCCACCGCTGAAAATCTAGTCAAGAATTTTAGCATAAGAGAGTCGCTTCCTTGTATAGTGTACAGACCTAGCATCA TCACGGGCGCGCACAATGAACCAATCGTAGGGTggattggaaataaaaatggtCCAATACTTGCGGCAAGGGCGGTAAGAGCGGGTTTCATAAATGTGCTTGAGTTTGATATCAATGGTTATTCTATGGATCTGATTCCGGTTGATATGACGGCTAATGGTCTTTTGGCAGCGATATGGGACTACGTCTTAAATAg GGAATCGTCTGAACCACGAGTGTATAATTTTGCAAGTAGCGATTGGAATCCTATTTCTAACAGTATGCTGTTACAATGTGTACTGGCAAATGCACACAAATATCCATCGCCCGAAATGATCCGCTATCCGTTCCTGATcttcattaaaaatacttatattttcGCATTTCTCTTTACGTTACTTAATGTTATTCCTAGTTTACTTGTCGACGTGTACCTCGTATTTCGATGGAAGAAGCCAGT GTTTATAAAGCTGTTGAAAaaggtatttttaaattacgaagacggaaaaaaatttctaaaaccTGATCGACTTATAAAAACAGATAATATGAAGAAGATTTTAACACGTATGGGTGAGACCGATTTAAAAGAATTCTCTTTTGATTTATCAATAGTAAACTGGCATAGTTATGTAAATCAGAATCTCAACATGTTACGAAAACTACTGGGTGAACCATCACAGCCGACACCGGCGACAATgaagaaatatcgatatttgaTGATATCACATTACGTTGTTGTTAGTTTAGCTGTACTTGTTTTCTTCTACTTTCTCTACTCGATAACATGTAACATTTTCTCATTCATAGAATAA